The Streptomyces sp. cg36 genomic interval TCTCCGCCGGGTCCGCGGGGCAGCCCGCGGCCTCCCGGGGGGCGGGCGCGGCCCCGTGCCGTACGGGCGGGGCCTCGCCGGAGAGCGTCTGGGCCAGCGCCGCGAGGACGGTCACCAGGCCCCAGCCGCCGGCGTCCACGACCCCGGCCCGGCCGAGGACCTCCAGCTGCCCGGGGGTGGCCTCCAGGGCCCGCCGGGCGCCCGCGTGGGCCGCGACGGCCACGGCGCCCGCGTCGCCGCGGCTGCGCCCGGCGGCCTCGGCGGCGGCGGTCGCCACGGTCAGGACCGTGCCCTCGACGGGGTGCGCGACCGCCTCGTACGCGGACTCGGCGGCCCGGCGCAGCGCCCCGGCGAGGTCGTCGCGCTCGGCGAGGACCTCGGCCATGCCGCGCAGCAGCTGGGACAGGATGGTGCCGGAGTTGCCCCGGGCGCCGAGCAGGGCGCCGTGGGCCATGGCCCGCACGACGTCGGCGGTGCGCGGCACCTCGGCGTAGGCGGCGAAGACCGCCTCCACCGCGCGGTGGGCGGACTCGACGGTCAGATAGAGGTTGGTGCCGGTGTCCCCGTCGGCGACCGGGTAGACGTTGACCGCGTCGATCTCCTCGCGGGCCAGGCCGAGGCCGTCCAGGGCGAGCGAGCACCAGGCGCGCACGGCGACGGCGTCCAGGCGCCGGGGCTCCTCCACCGCCGCCCCCGCCGGAGTTCCTGCGGGCCACTCGTCCTTCTGCGGCACCTGGTGTCCTCCTTGAGCGGCCGGTGACCTGCGGGCCAGCAGCAGGGTAGACCCGGAGCGGGGCGGGACCCCGGGGCGGGGGGCGGCGGCGGTCATGGTAGTTTCGTATCTCAGGAGCAGCCGTTGTATGCTGCTTCGGTTGCCCGGCGAAAGTCGGGCCATTCCCCCGGCAAGCCACTTCAGATCTCTGAATCCGGTGCGCCGGATTTCACTGTAAGTGCATCTGAAGTCTTTGGAGTGACCCGTGGCTGCCAACTGCGACGTCTGCGGCAAGGGGCCGGGCTTCGGCAACAACATTTCGCACTCGCACCGCCGTACGTCTCGTCGCTGGAACCCGAACATCCAGCGTGTGCGTGCCGTGGTCGGTCGGACGCCGAAGCGGCTCAACGTCTGCACCTCGTGCATCAAGGCCGGCAAGGTCTCGCGCTAACGCCGACATGTCGTAGCGCAGCCCCTGCGGTTGCCTTGAAAAGCCGGTCCACCTCGGTGGACCGGCTTTTTGCCGTACCCGCTCACCGTTTCAGGCGCCACCCGTGGTCGACCGGGCCGATGCCCGCGCCCAGGGCGAAGCCCGCCGCGATCGCCCCCGTCACGTACTCCTTGGCCGCCCGGGCCGCCGCCGGCACGGAGAGCCCCCCGGCCAGGCCCGAGGCGAGCGCCGAGGCCAGGGTGCAGCCGGTGCCGTGGGTGTGCCGGTTGTCCAGGCGCGGGGCCCGCAGCCAGTGCTCCTCGGCGCCGTCGGTGAGCAGGTCGACCGCCTCCGGCGAGGCCGAGCCCGCCAGATGGCCGCCCTTGATCAGCGCCCAGCGCGGCCCGAAGGCCAGCACTTCGGCCGCCGCCCGCCGCATCCCGTCCTCGTCCTCGACCCGTACGCCCGTGAGCTGCGCCACTTCGTCCAGGTTGGGCGTGGCCACGGTGGCGGTGGGCAGCAGCCGGGTGCGCACCGCGTCCAGGGCCTCGGCGGCCAGCAGCGGGTCGCCGTGCTTGGAGACCCCGACCGGGTCCACGACGACCGGTGCGGCGGTGGCCGCCAGCAGCTCCGCCACGGTCTCCACCAAGACGGAGGAGGAGAGCATCCCCGTCTTCACGGCCTGGACGCCGATGTCGTCGACGACCGAGCGGTACTGGGCCCGCACCGCCTCGGGGGGCAGCTCCCAGGCGCCCTGGACGCCCAGCGAGTTCTGCGCGGTCACCGCGGTGATCACGCTCATCCCGTGGACGCCCAGGGCCAGCATCGTCTTGAGGTCGGCCTGGACGCCCGCGCCGCCGCCGGAGTCGGATCCGGCGACGGTGAGGACCCGGGGCGGCGTCACTCGGCGTCCCCGAAGTGGTCCCAGCCGCCCTTGGCGGTCCAGGGGGCGCCGTCGACGGTCACCTGGGGCAGCGCCGAGGGGTTGAGCACCTCGCCGATGACCTTCCAGCGGGCGGGGAGCTTCACGTCCGGCGGGAAGGTCGCCACGATCGCGTGGTCCTCTCCCCCGGTCAGCACCCACTGGAGCGGGTCGACGCCGACCGCCTGGCCGATGTCGTTCA includes:
- the rpmB gene encoding 50S ribosomal protein L28, giving the protein MAANCDVCGKGPGFGNNISHSHRRTSRRWNPNIQRVRAVVGRTPKRLNVCTSCIKAGKVSR
- the thiD gene encoding bifunctional hydroxymethylpyrimidine kinase/phosphomethylpyrimidine kinase, whose amino-acid sequence is MTPPRVLTVAGSDSGGGAGVQADLKTMLALGVHGMSVITAVTAQNSLGVQGAWELPPEAVRAQYRSVVDDIGVQAVKTGMLSSSVLVETVAELLAATAAPVVVDPVGVSKHGDPLLAAEALDAVRTRLLPTATVATPNLDEVAQLTGVRVEDEDGMRRAAAEVLAFGPRWALIKGGHLAGSASPEAVDLLTDGAEEHWLRAPRLDNRHTHGTGCTLASALASGLAGGLSVPAAARAAKEYVTGAIAAGFALGAGIGPVDHGWRLKR